The following proteins come from a genomic window of Rutidosis leptorrhynchoides isolate AG116_Rl617_1_P2 chromosome 10, CSIRO_AGI_Rlap_v1, whole genome shotgun sequence:
- the LOC139872155 gene encoding uncharacterized protein, translated as MGEEDEDLPPLAVEINQTLNPQSLNQYHENVEKLPPVGVTVITGYLGAGKSTLVNYILNGEHGKRIAVILNEFGEEIGVERAMINEGDGEGGAIVEEWVELANGCVCCTVKHSLVQALEQLVQRKDRLDHILLETTGLANPAPLASILWLDDQLESAVKLDSIITVVDAKNLPFQLKKHEDASTFPEAFLQIAFADVIILNKVDLVSPDTLEELEKEIHSINLLANIVHSVRCQVDISIVLNCRAYDASHAAHLEQLLEENKSLSTKDLHDSGVRTICISDPHKVDVEKVRLWLEEILWEKKYDMDVYRCKGVLTVINSDELHTIQAVREIYEMVPARKWRDGENQTNKIVFIGRSLNEDILRDSFKACTSSKC; from the exons ATGGGAGAAGAAGACGAAGACCTGCCGCCACTAGCCGTCGAAAtcaaccaaaccctaaaccctcaaTCGCTCAATCAATACCACGAAAACGTTGAGAAACTGCCACCTGTCGGCGTCACCGTCATCACCGGCTATCTCGGCGCCGGCAAATCCACT CTGGTTAATTACATATTGAATGGAGAGCATGGAAAAAGGATAGCTGTTATATTAAATGAGTTTGGTGAAGAAATTGGAGTTGAAAGAGCAATGATTAATGAAGGTGATGGTGAAGGTGGTGCAATTGTTGAAGAATGGGTTGAGCTTGCTAATGGCTGTGTTTGTTGTACTGTTAAACATAGCCTTGTTCAAGCATTGGAACAACTTGTTCAACGCAAGGATAG ACTGGATCATATATTATTAGAGACCACGGGGTTGGCTAACCCTGCACCTCTTGCGTCTATTCTTTGGTTGGATGATCAATTGGAATCGGCAGTTAAGCTTGATTCGATTATCACT GTTGTAGATGCCAAAAATCTTCCTTTTCAGCTCAAAAAACATGAAGATGCATCAACGTTTCCTGAAGCCTTCTTACAAATAGCATTCGCA GATGTTATCATTCTTAATAAAGTTGATctggtttctccagatactctagaGGAACTCGAGAAGGAAATACATAGCATTAATTTACTTGCTAATATTGTGCATTCCGTAAGGTGTCAAGTAGATATCTCCATAGTATTAAATTGCAGAGCATATGATGCTTCG CATGCTGCTCACCTGGAACAGTTACTAGAAGAAAATAAGTCACTAAGTACTAAAGATCTTCATGATAGTGGTGTAAGGACTATATGTATATCGGATCCGCACAAGGTTGATGTCGAGAAG GTGCGATTATGGCTTGAAGAGATCCTTTGGGAGAAGAAATACGACATGGATGTGTACCGCTGCAAGGGTGTTCTAACTGTCATTAATTCTGATGAACTTCACACGATACAG GCTGTGAGGGAAATTTATGAGATGGTTCCTGCACGGAAATGGAGAGATGGGGAAAATCAAACGAATAAAATTGTGTTCATAG GGCGATCACTAAATGAGGATATTCTTCGCGACTCTTTTAAAGCTTGCACCTCATCAAAATGCTAA
- the LOC139871934 gene encoding probable mitochondrial-processing peptidase subunit beta, mitochondrial, which produces MAMRHLLKLSRRCRRPLTTTTTRSASSATAVSSISDTTPSPPPPNQMIYDRVSEQVKSKLKKLENPNPIFLKHNSPYPTLTNHTSILTYPETRVTTLPNGLRVATESNLASQTATVGVWIDAGSRFETEENNGVAHFLEHMIFKGTERRSVRGLEEEIENMGGHLNAYTSREQTTYYAKVMGGDVPKALDILSDILQNSSFDEGLINRERGVILREMEEVGAQNEEVIFDHLHATAFQYTPLGRTILGPDENIKKITKKDIQDYISTHYSAHRMVISASGAVKHEDLVEQVKKMFTKLSANPITTRQLVEKEPAIFTGSEVRMRDDDMPLAQFAVAFNGASWTDPDSIALMVIQSMLGSWNKTAGAGKHMGSQLAQLVSISELAESMMAFNTNYKDTGLFGVYAVAKPDCLDDLAFAIMKEMSKLCYNVTDDDAIRAQNQLKSSLLLHIDGSSPTAEDIGRQMITYGRRIPFAELFARIDAIDAATIKRVANRFIFDQDIAIAASGPVKLLPDYNWFRRRTYMLRY; this is translated from the exons ATGGCGATGCGCCACCTCCTTAAGCTCTCCCGCCGATGTCGCCGTCCTCTCACCACCACAACCACCAGATCCGCTTCCTCCGCCACCGCCGTATCATCCATCTCCGACACCACACCATCACCACCACCTCCAAACCAGATGATCTACGATCGTGTATCCGAACAGGTCAAATCAAAGCTCAAAAAGCTCGAAAACCCTAACCCTATCTTCCTAAAACACAACTCACCTTATCCAACCCTAACCAATCACACATCAATTTTAACCTACCCTGAGACACGTGTCACCACTTTACCTAACGGCCTACGTGTCGCAACTGAATCTAACCTAGCTTCACAAACGGCAACCGTTGGTGTTTGGATCGATGCTGGGTCCAGATTTGAAACTGAAGAGAATAATGGCGTGGCCCATTTTTTGGAACATATGATATTTAAAGGGACTGAGAGAAGGTCTGTTAGGGGTTTAGAGGAAGAGATTGAGAACATGGGAGGCCATTTGAATGCTTATACATCAAGGGAACAAACAACTTATTATGCTAAAGTAATGGGTGGTGATGTGCCTAAGGCGTTAGATATATTATCGGATATATTGCAGAATTCATCTTTCGATGAGGGCTTGATTAATCGCGAGCGCGGTGTGATTCTTCGCGAGATGGAAGAG GTGGGAGCACAAAATGAGGAAGTAATATTTGATCATTTGCATGCTACGGCTTTTCAATACACCCCCCTCGGTAGGACAATTCTTGGGCCTGATGAAAACATCAAGAAGATAACAAAGAAGGACATTCAAGATTACATTTCAACCCACTATTCCGCTCACAGAATG GTAATTTCAGCGTCTGGAGCTGTTAAGCATGAGGACCTTGTAGAGCAAGTAAAGAAGATGTTCACGAAATTATCTGCTAATCCCATAACTACAAGACAGTTGGTAGAAAAGGAGCCTGCAATATTCACTGGATCAGAG GTTCGAATGAGGGATGATGATATGCCTCTTGCTCAATTTGCGGTTGCTTTTAATGGTGCATCATGGACAGATCCAGATTCTATTGCTTTGATGGTCATACAATCTATGCTTGGATCATGGAACAAAACTGCAGGAGCTGGCAAACATATGGG GTCACAGCTGGCTCAGCTAGTAAGTATTAGTGAACTTGCTGAGAGCATGATGGCTTTTAACACCAATTACAAAGATACTGGACTATTTGGCGTCTACGCTGTTGCTAAG CCCGATTGCTTGGATGATTTGGCTTTTGCAATAATGAAGGAGATGAGCAAACTATGCTACAATGTCACAGATGATGATGCCATTCGTGCTCAAAATCAA CTTAAATCGTCGTTGCTTCTCCACATCGATGGATCTAGCCCTACTGCTGAAGACATTGGACGACAG ATGATTACATATGGACGTAGGATCCCATTTGCCGAGTTATTTGCAAGAATTGATGCTATTGATGCTGCAACTATTAAACGTGTAGCCAATAGATTCATATTTGACCAG GACATTGCAATTGCAGCATCTGGGCCAGTGAAGCTATTGCCGGACTACAATTGGTTCCGTCGTCGTACGTACATGCTCCGTTACTAG